Proteins from a genomic interval of Thermotoga sp. Mc24:
- a CDS encoding Mut7-C RNAse domain-containing protein yields MKYEKIAFFRFFGRLNDFFRDGERIKVHRFTGFQTVKDRIEALGVPHVEVSLITLNGKPVGFDHMVEDGELFFVYPEFQNIEIPEDWLVTPRYRGEPRFVLDIHLGKLARLLRMLGFESIFGEESDEKLCEMAVKKKAILLSRDTGLLKRKEIVFGYYVRNTDPKRQLVEVVERYDLKKWMKPFTRCIECGVELEEVQKEAVKNRVPPKVYELFNEFARCPVCGRIYWKGSHYDHMVEFMKSNINMV; encoded by the coding sequence ATGAAATACGAAAAAATAGCCTTCTTCAGGTTTTTCGGTAGATTGAACGATTTTTTCAGAGATGGTGAAAGAATAAAAGTTCATCGCTTTACGGGTTTTCAGACGGTGAAGGACAGAATAGAAGCCCTTGGAGTTCCGCATGTGGAAGTGAGCCTCATCACGCTGAACGGAAAACCGGTCGGCTTCGATCATATGGTGGAAGATGGGGAACTCTTCTTTGTATATCCGGAGTTCCAGAACATAGAAATCCCTGAAGACTGGCTCGTCACCCCCAGATACAGAGGTGAACCCCGCTTCGTGCTCGATATACACCTCGGAAAACTGGCACGACTTCTCAGAATGCTGGGTTTTGAATCGATTTTTGGTGAAGAAAGTGACGAAAAACTCTGCGAGATGGCGGTGAAGAAGAAAGCCATTCTTCTGTCCAGAGACACGGGTCTTCTGAAAAGAAAAGAGATCGTTTTCGGTTACTACGTGAGAAACACGGATCCGAAGAGACAACTGGTGGAGGTGGTGGAAAGGTACGATCTGAAGAAGTGGATGAAACCCTTCACCCGATGCATCGAATGTGGTGTGGAACTCGAAGAAGTGCAAAAAGAGGCTGTGAAAAACAGAGTCCCTCCGAAAGTCTATGAACTCTTCAACGAGTTCGCTCGCTGTCCGGTGTGTGGAAGAATCTATTGGAAAGGGTCACACTACGATCACATGGTGGAGTTCATGAAATCAAACATAAATATGGTATAA
- a CDS encoding phospho-sugar mutase, translating to MILFGTGGIRGVMRRGEFDEETVKRASLSTALWLKEKGQKSVVIAYDTRKNSREFAELAGRVFAGEGIEAYVFPEPTPTPVLSFAVRYMKAGGGVVITASHNPPEYNGYKVYTWDGVQAIPEYTDEITEIYKRVDVSHVKEGDFKLVPPEVKESYIKAVLEIVSNLPMNTDLDIAYSPLHGTGANYVPEVLKRLGFKVRLVDEQMKPDPNFSTVPTPNPEEDEALVLLNKKEATLGLATDPDCDRVGVVFRGRRLTGNQVGVLLTDFLLDHVKVENPLVIKTIVTTDMVRPICEKKGAFLEETPTGFKFIGHLIEEHSRKGDRTFVFGFEESCGYLAGNHARDKDGVVGSVLSAIAFSNYDPYERLEELYQKYGYYMEKLINFKFENVEKAIKIYESLRNRNDIIDYSKGYGNVIPNETIAFVFEKSRIFVRPSGTEPKLKVYIHVRGDTREEAEKLVKENESKIKEILKL from the coding sequence ATGATTCTGTTCGGAACAGGTGGAATTCGAGGTGTGATGAGAAGGGGAGAATTCGATGAAGAAACGGTGAAAAGAGCCTCTCTGAGTACCGCCCTCTGGCTGAAAGAGAAGGGCCAGAAAAGCGTGGTGATCGCTTACGACACGAGAAAGAACTCCAGAGAGTTTGCAGAGCTCGCCGGCAGGGTCTTCGCTGGTGAGGGTATAGAAGCCTATGTTTTTCCTGAACCCACTCCGACACCGGTTCTTTCTTTCGCCGTGCGATACATGAAAGCGGGTGGAGGTGTAGTCATCACTGCGAGTCACAATCCTCCGGAATACAACGGTTACAAGGTCTACACCTGGGATGGTGTACAGGCGATACCCGAATACACAGACGAAATTACGGAAATATACAAAAGAGTCGATGTTTCTCATGTGAAAGAAGGAGACTTCAAGCTTGTACCCCCTGAAGTGAAAGAGAGCTACATAAAAGCAGTACTCGAAATCGTCTCAAATCTTCCGATGAATACCGATCTCGATATCGCCTACTCTCCGCTTCACGGAACAGGAGCAAATTACGTGCCTGAAGTCTTGAAGAGACTCGGATTCAAAGTCAGACTCGTAGATGAACAGATGAAACCTGACCCGAACTTTTCAACTGTTCCCACACCGAACCCCGAGGAAGACGAAGCGCTTGTTCTTCTGAACAAAAAAGAGGCAACACTGGGACTTGCCACAGACCCAGACTGCGATAGAGTGGGAGTGGTTTTCAGAGGACGGAGGCTCACGGGAAATCAGGTAGGTGTTCTTCTCACAGACTTTCTCCTGGATCACGTAAAGGTAGAAAATCCCCTCGTGATAAAGACGATCGTCACAACGGACATGGTGAGGCCGATCTGTGAGAAGAAGGGTGCCTTCCTGGAAGAAACACCGACTGGATTCAAGTTCATAGGTCACCTGATAGAGGAGCACAGCAGAAAAGGTGACAGAACCTTCGTTTTCGGCTTCGAAGAAAGCTGCGGTTACCTTGCGGGAAACCACGCGAGGGACAAAGACGGTGTGGTGGGCAGTGTGCTCTCCGCAATTGCCTTCAGCAACTACGATCCTTACGAGAGGCTCGAAGAACTCTACCAAAAGTACGGGTACTACATGGAAAAGCTCATCAATTTCAAATTTGAAAATGTCGAAAAGGCGATCAAGATATATGAATCCCTCAGAAATCGCAACGATATCATCGACTACTCGAAGGGTTACGGAAACGTCATTCCGAACGAGACCATAGCCTTCGTCTTTGAAAAATCCAGGATCTTCGTGAGACCTTCGGGAACAGAACCAAAACTCAAGGTTTACATCCACGTGAGAGGAGACACGAGAGAAGAAGCAGAGAAATTGGTGAAAGAGAACGAAAGCAAGATAAAGGAGATCCTGAAACTGTGA
- the infB gene encoding translation initiation factor IF-2 has product MAKLRVYELARKLNMSPKELLQELEELGVNVKSHMSYVDEEMANIIIDLLEEDNRKVKQPSKPKKEKGEEEIEKEIVEKKKRKKITLKPDELKLDIIAEKIGVPQNKIIQDMFIKRGIALRPGQILKLEEVEQILKEYKIEIEIEEEQQIPAEEIDEFELLEKRYQELYEKEKDKLVPRPPVVTVMGHVDHGKTTLLDRIRSTRVAEREEGGITQSIGAYQVEVNGKKITFIDTPGHELFTEMRARGAQATDIVVLVVAADDGVMPQTIEAYNHAKAANVPIIVAINKIDKPNANVEKTKQELVEKLGLIPEEWGGDTIVVPISARTGQGVDELLEMILLVAEMNEIKCYPEGPARAVIIESKLDKKMGPIASVIVKDGVLKVGDAVVASNTYGKVRNLFDDNMRPIKEAYPSQPVMILGFEDVPDVHSNVYVVESAEKAKEIVEKRFQKLEAQKQSRKHINLEDLMKMMQEKEKKVLNLILKADTYGSVAALKNAINKLQSKEIELNIVHAGVGEISTSDVMLAAAVDGVILGFRVKVNNQARRLAEQEGVDVRTYSIIYKLVEDLKLALEGMLEPEEVEEVIGHGEIRKIFKISKVGKVAGVQMLDGKADRNGFVRIYRNGQLVFEGKIESLKHYKEDVNVVEAPQECGIKFAGFDDIQEGDELEFYVIRKVKRKPTFVEEQADQEQK; this is encoded by the coding sequence ATGGCCAAACTGAGAGTTTACGAGTTAGCCAGAAAACTGAACATGTCACCGAAAGAACTTCTTCAGGAGCTGGAAGAGCTTGGCGTGAACGTGAAAAGCCATATGAGCTATGTGGATGAAGAAATGGCGAATATCATCATAGATCTTCTGGAAGAAGATAACCGGAAGGTCAAGCAGCCTTCCAAGCCGAAGAAAGAAAAGGGAGAAGAGGAGATAGAAAAAGAGATCGTCGAAAAGAAAAAGCGGAAAAAGATCACTCTGAAACCAGACGAACTCAAACTCGACATCATAGCCGAGAAAATAGGTGTTCCACAAAACAAGATCATCCAAGACATGTTCATCAAGAGAGGAATCGCGTTGAGACCCGGCCAGATCCTAAAGCTTGAGGAAGTAGAGCAGATCCTCAAAGAGTACAAGATCGAGATAGAGATAGAGGAAGAACAGCAAATTCCAGCGGAAGAAATTGACGAGTTTGAGCTTCTAGAAAAGAGATACCAGGAGCTTTACGAAAAGGAGAAGGACAAACTCGTTCCGAGGCCTCCCGTCGTAACGGTCATGGGACACGTCGATCACGGAAAAACTACACTACTCGACAGGATCAGATCCACGAGAGTCGCCGAGAGGGAAGAAGGAGGAATAACGCAGTCCATAGGAGCATATCAGGTGGAAGTCAACGGAAAAAAGATCACTTTCATAGACACACCCGGGCACGAACTCTTCACTGAGATGCGTGCAAGGGGAGCTCAGGCGACGGATATAGTGGTTCTCGTCGTGGCAGCAGATGATGGAGTGATGCCACAAACGATAGAGGCCTACAACCACGCTAAGGCTGCCAACGTGCCGATCATCGTGGCGATAAACAAGATCGACAAGCCAAATGCCAACGTAGAAAAGACTAAGCAAGAGCTCGTAGAAAAGCTGGGGCTCATTCCTGAAGAATGGGGTGGAGACACGATAGTGGTACCTATATCGGCAAGAACCGGTCAGGGAGTCGATGAACTGCTGGAGATGATTCTTCTCGTCGCGGAGATGAACGAGATAAAGTGCTACCCCGAAGGTCCTGCGAGGGCTGTGATCATAGAGTCTAAATTGGACAAGAAAATGGGACCCATTGCGAGTGTGATCGTGAAAGATGGTGTTCTCAAGGTTGGAGACGCGGTTGTTGCCTCGAACACGTACGGAAAGGTCAGAAATCTCTTCGACGACAACATGAGACCAATCAAAGAAGCCTACCCATCTCAGCCCGTTATGATTCTCGGCTTCGAAGATGTTCCCGACGTACACTCCAACGTCTACGTGGTTGAAAGCGCAGAAAAGGCCAAAGAGATCGTGGAAAAGAGATTCCAAAAGCTCGAAGCCCAGAAACAATCGAGGAAGCACATAAACCTCGAGGATCTCATGAAGATGATGCAGGAGAAGGAAAAGAAGGTGCTCAATCTCATTCTGAAAGCGGATACGTACGGTTCTGTGGCCGCTTTGAAAAATGCGATAAACAAGCTCCAGTCTAAAGAGATTGAATTGAACATAGTTCACGCTGGGGTGGGTGAAATCAGCACAAGCGACGTGATGCTCGCCGCTGCCGTGGATGGAGTCATCCTCGGTTTCAGGGTGAAGGTGAACAACCAGGCGCGAAGACTTGCGGAGCAGGAAGGAGTCGATGTCAGAACTTACTCCATCATATACAAACTCGTTGAGGATTTGAAGCTCGCACTCGAGGGTATGCTGGAGCCAGAAGAAGTAGAAGAGGTCATCGGTCATGGCGAGATAAGAAAGATCTTCAAGATATCCAAAGTAGGAAAAGTGGCGGGAGTTCAAATGCTCGACGGTAAAGCCGACAGGAACGGTTTTGTGAGGATCTACAGAAATGGTCAGCTCGTTTTCGAAGGAAAAATAGAGAGTTTGAAACACTACAAAGAGGATGTCAACGTAGTTGAAGCACCGCAGGAGTGTGGAATAAAGTTCGCGGGATTCGACGATATACAGGAAGGAGATGAGTTGGAGTTCTACGTGATAAGAAAGGTGAAGAGAAAGCCGACTTTCGTGGAAGAGCAGGCAGATCAGGAACAGAAATGA
- a CDS encoding L7Ae/L30e/S12e/Gadd45 family ribosomal protein: MEDQVRKKVYSYIGFAVRARKIVFGKERIRAYIRSSRAKKLIIVAEDASERTKEDTIMRCENKKVPYVIMFSKEELGRLLDKPAVSVIGLEEDNLIDAILEMVK, from the coding sequence ATGGAGGACCAGGTCAGAAAAAAAGTTTACAGCTACATAGGTTTCGCCGTGAGAGCCAGAAAGATCGTCTTCGGTAAGGAACGAATAAGGGCTTACATAAGGTCATCAAGGGCGAAAAAACTCATAATCGTAGCGGAAGATGCCAGTGAAAGGACGAAAGAAGACACGATCATGAGGTGCGAGAACAAAAAAGTCCCTTATGTTATCATGTTCAGCAAAGAGGAACTGGGGAGGTTACTCGACAAGCCTGCTGTTTCGGTGATAGGTCTTGAAGAGGACAATCTGATAGATGCCATTTTGGAGATGGTAAAATAG
- a CDS encoding TIGR03960 family B12-binding radical SAM protein translates to MILKFLNETLPWVRKPSRYIGREINSVVKDPEEVSLRVALVFPDTYEVGTSNHGLEILYHILNEQPDVWAERSYLPWIDMIERMKEKDIPLYTMESYTPLYQMDAVGISLEYELSYTNVVEVLKLSRISLFFWERKKKDPIVLGGGPCSSNPEPIYGFFDAILIGDGEEAILEIARVLKETKGEERETIWKELSKIEGVYVPALYEQKGRKIVPVSPEYPRTIKRRIVKDLNSQPVPVKKIVPNVESVHDRAVIEVARGCTRGCRFCHASVYYRPVRERSLENILENVEKMLKNTGYEEVSLLSLSTMDHTQIEEIVSELLKRYSEKKIAVSIPSTRMDRFGVEIAGRIASVRKTGLTFAPEAATQRLRNIVNKNINEEDIFTTLEAAKKAGWRRVKLYFMMGLPGETNEDLEEMVKLLERVKKLGLKEVSASVSVFVPKPHTPFQFARQLSPEEAYEKIRTLKRAKKIAEISYHDPRMSLLEGVFSRGDRKLLNLIVKANELGALFDEWSEMFRFDLWEKAFDETGIDPGDYLREIDLSEDLPWDHIDMGVTKEFLKEEYRKALKGETTDDCRWNRCYLCGVCFRFGVKNVLFGGERR, encoded by the coding sequence ATGATTCTAAAATTTTTGAACGAAACACTTCCCTGGGTCAGAAAACCGAGTAGGTACATAGGAAGAGAAATCAACAGCGTAGTGAAAGATCCAGAGGAGGTCTCCCTCCGGGTAGCCCTCGTTTTCCCTGACACTTACGAGGTGGGCACCTCAAATCATGGCCTTGAGATACTGTATCACATTCTGAACGAACAACCAGATGTGTGGGCGGAACGGAGTTATCTTCCCTGGATCGACATGATAGAGCGCATGAAAGAAAAGGACATCCCCCTTTACACCATGGAGTCCTACACACCACTCTACCAGATGGATGCCGTTGGAATCTCTCTGGAGTACGAACTCTCGTACACCAACGTTGTAGAAGTTTTGAAACTCTCCAGAATATCCCTCTTCTTCTGGGAGAGAAAGAAGAAAGATCCCATAGTTCTCGGTGGAGGCCCGTGCTCTTCGAATCCCGAGCCGATCTACGGATTTTTCGACGCGATTCTCATCGGTGACGGTGAGGAAGCGATCCTCGAAATTGCCCGGGTGTTGAAAGAAACGAAGGGAGAAGAAAGAGAAACGATCTGGAAAGAACTCTCCAAAATCGAGGGAGTTTACGTTCCAGCGCTCTACGAGCAGAAGGGAAGAAAGATCGTTCCAGTTTCACCGGAATATCCACGGACCATAAAGAGAAGAATCGTGAAGGATTTGAACTCCCAGCCTGTTCCGGTGAAGAAGATCGTACCGAACGTCGAATCAGTCCACGACAGAGCTGTCATAGAGGTCGCAAGAGGATGTACAAGGGGATGCAGATTCTGTCACGCGAGCGTTTATTACAGGCCCGTGAGAGAAAGATCCCTCGAGAACATCCTCGAAAACGTCGAAAAAATGCTGAAGAACACCGGATATGAAGAGGTATCCCTCCTTTCTCTCTCGACGATGGATCACACTCAAATAGAAGAGATAGTCTCCGAGCTTTTGAAAAGATACTCAGAAAAGAAGATCGCCGTCTCCATACCATCCACGAGGATGGATAGGTTCGGGGTTGAGATTGCCGGGAGAATTGCCTCCGTGAGAAAAACAGGCCTCACCTTCGCACCAGAAGCGGCTACTCAGCGACTGAGAAACATCGTCAACAAGAACATAAACGAGGAAGATATTTTCACAACACTCGAGGCTGCAAAAAAAGCCGGCTGGAGACGTGTGAAACTCTATTTCATGATGGGACTTCCCGGAGAGACGAACGAAGATCTTGAAGAGATGGTCAAACTCTTAGAGAGAGTGAAAAAACTCGGTCTTAAAGAGGTTTCCGCTTCCGTCTCTGTGTTCGTTCCAAAACCGCACACACCCTTTCAGTTCGCGAGGCAACTCTCTCCTGAAGAAGCATACGAGAAGATCAGAACGCTGAAAAGAGCAAAAAAAATCGCAGAAATTTCCTATCACGATCCAAGAATGAGCCTTCTTGAAGGAGTTTTCTCAAGGGGTGACAGAAAACTTCTGAATCTCATAGTAAAGGCGAACGAACTGGGAGCGCTCTTCGACGAATGGAGTGAGATGTTCAGATTCGATCTGTGGGAAAAAGCCTTCGATGAAACGGGAATTGATCCAGGAGACTACCTTAGAGAGATCGATCTCTCTGAGGATCTTCCATGGGACCACATAGATATGGGAGTGACAAAAGAATTTCTGAAAGAAGAGTACAGAAAAGCGCTCAAAGGAGAGACCACGGACGACTGTAGATGGAACAGGTGCTACCTGTGTGGTGTGTGCTTTAGATTCGGAGTTAAAAACGTTCTCTTTGGAGGTGAGAGAAGATGA
- a CDS encoding peroxiredoxin, with translation MLKSGDKAINFELVNTNLKMVKLSDFSGKNVVLAFYPGAFTSVCEKELCTFRDSLSKFNRLNAVVLGISVDSPFANKAFAEKNHITFELLSDFGGKVASQYGGVHENFLNIPGYTVAKRAVYVVDGSGTIVYSWVSEDPGKEPPYEEIEETLERLSK, from the coding sequence ATGTTGAAGTCAGGTGATAAGGCGATCAATTTTGAGCTGGTAAACACCAATCTGAAAATGGTGAAACTCTCCGATTTTTCTGGAAAGAACGTCGTGCTTGCTTTCTATCCAGGAGCGTTCACGAGCGTTTGTGAGAAAGAACTCTGCACGTTCAGAGATTCTCTCTCCAAGTTTAACAGACTCAACGCGGTGGTTCTTGGAATCAGCGTGGACAGTCCGTTCGCGAACAAGGCCTTCGCTGAGAAAAACCACATCACGTTCGAACTGCTCTCCGACTTTGGTGGGAAAGTGGCTTCACAGTACGGTGGTGTCCACGAGAACTTTTTGAACATTCCCGGCTACACCGTTGCGAAGAGGGCTGTTTACGTGGTAGATGGAAGTGGAACAATAGTTTACTCCTGGGTTTCCGAAGATCCAGGAAAGGAACCACCCTACGAAGAAATAGAAGAAACGCTCGAACGTCTTTCAAAGTAA
- a CDS encoding family 16 glycoside hydrolase, translating to MKRLLLLFLVTVSLLLMMGTSCESRVQVPVPLPKVDVEMPKVDLGFKVVEPTGTEDFFEDFEAYGQGQVAPFGPWKVLGKAPHAEEGVQADKTIGKVLKVIIDRGVFTPGEWTNFILECNLKREGSAAGRVYFRLSEDGKKGFYVAFSEYGISLHKFAGSIDMKIAENSSFKLSDDWLYLKVLAEGEKIEVFLNGKRAISITDSDVFSGGIGLATTFQTVFFDNVRVETIE from the coding sequence ATGAAAAGACTTCTCTTACTTTTTCTGGTGACTGTTTCCCTGCTTCTCATGATGGGAACCAGCTGTGAATCGAGGGTTCAGGTGCCGGTACCTCTTCCCAAAGTAGACGTTGAAATGCCGAAAGTGGACCTCGGTTTCAAAGTAGTGGAACCAACGGGAACGGAGGACTTCTTTGAAGATTTTGAAGCCTACGGTCAAGGTCAGGTTGCCCCGTTTGGCCCCTGGAAAGTGCTTGGAAAGGCTCCGCATGCTGAGGAAGGAGTCCAGGCAGATAAAACCATAGGCAAGGTTCTCAAAGTGATCATAGACCGTGGAGTTTTCACTCCGGGAGAGTGGACAAACTTTATCCTCGAGTGTAATCTGAAGAGAGAAGGATCTGCAGCGGGAAGAGTGTACTTCAGACTGTCCGAAGATGGAAAGAAAGGCTTCTACGTGGCTTTCTCAGAGTACGGTATATCTCTTCATAAGTTCGCAGGAAGTATAGACATGAAGATAGCGGAAAACAGTAGTTTCAAACTGAGTGACGACTGGTTGTATTTGAAGGTTCTTGCGGAAGGAGAAAAGATAGAAGTCTTTTTGAATGGAAAGAGAGCGATCAGCATCACCGATTCTGATGTCTTCTCAGGAGGAATAGGTCTCGCTACCACCTTCCAGACAGTATTCTTTGACAACGTGAGAGTAGAAACGATCGAATAA
- a CDS encoding PSP1 domain-containing protein, giving the protein MELKAQAVGVEIIPKGKIVYYSVPNGDEYERGDLVLVLGDFGLEVGRVLIPPREVVIDEVGYELKAVIRKLMDEDLEQHRKNVEDAWNAFQICRQKIKEHGLPMKLLYAKYTFDRTRLIFFFSAEGRVDFRELVRDLAKIFKTRIELRQVGVRDEMKFFGGLGLCGLPTCCSTFLRDFSSVTLKHAKKQQMMINPAKISGPCRRLLCCLTYEYDFYEKELEGIPDEGSTITYEGKRYKVVNVNVFLRTVTLFSDQEGEMIKVPFDYFRKGE; this is encoded by the coding sequence TTGGAGCTGAAGGCACAGGCAGTGGGAGTGGAAATAATACCAAAGGGTAAGATAGTTTACTACTCCGTACCCAACGGTGATGAATACGAGAGAGGAGACCTCGTTCTGGTTTTGGGAGACTTCGGTCTTGAAGTGGGGAGGGTTCTGATACCTCCCAGAGAGGTGGTCATAGACGAAGTAGGGTACGAACTCAAGGCCGTGATCAGAAAGTTGATGGACGAAGATCTGGAACAACACAGAAAGAATGTAGAAGATGCATGGAACGCTTTCCAGATATGCAGGCAGAAAATAAAAGAACACGGTCTTCCTATGAAGCTCCTCTATGCTAAGTACACCTTCGATAGGACGAGACTCATCTTTTTCTTCAGCGCAGAGGGAAGGGTTGATTTCAGAGAGCTCGTGAGAGACCTCGCAAAGATCTTCAAGACGAGGATAGAGCTGAGACAGGTTGGTGTGAGAGATGAGATGAAATTCTTCGGTGGTCTTGGACTGTGCGGACTTCCGACCTGCTGTTCCACGTTTCTCAGAGATTTCTCCAGTGTTACATTGAAACACGCAAAAAAGCAGCAGATGATGATCAACCCCGCGAAGATATCCGGACCATGCAGAAGACTTCTGTGCTGTCTCACTTACGAGTACGATTTCTACGAAAAGGAGCTGGAAGGAATACCAGACGAAGGGAGCACGATCACCTACGAAGGGAAGCGTTACAAGGTCGTGAACGTGAACGTGTTTCTCAGAACGGTGACTCTTTTCTCGGATCAGGAAGGGGAAATGATCAAGGTACCTTTCGATTATTTCAGGAAGGGGGAATGA
- a CDS encoding glycosidase: MVEEILGKALARRKSLRKDETIDVFNRVIYFFPKDFVITNYPRNPVAVFNPGAVLVGKTLHVFPRLIFDYYKYVSSIGHFTVNIDDLLSGEVKKPLEMEVVFWPRDIQEFLGCEDPRVFFKNSRFELLYTAKGYKDWSQEGKPHTDFLAYAVLDEDLNLIEKRYISIKSTLGEYVPVSMKDSSFVESNVILTRLTVGDAKVCWRGRLEGSYIDLYSLDPVFFPEEWETKVGWSTNAVKVKEGYLVGWHAVLKDLTYKNGLALVDGRGRLLGTTNYVLSPKGVIEEYGDRIRVIFGCGLVVYERRVIWIGGVSDWAIGVFEASERDIMNLMKEAT, encoded by the coding sequence ATGGTGGAAGAGATCCTCGGAAAAGCGCTGGCACGAAGAAAATCCCTGAGAAAAGATGAGACGATCGATGTGTTCAATCGGGTGATTTACTTTTTCCCCAAAGATTTTGTCATCACAAACTATCCCAGAAATCCAGTGGCTGTGTTCAATCCTGGAGCGGTTCTCGTCGGTAAAACGCTTCACGTTTTCCCTCGTTTGATTTTCGATTACTACAAGTACGTTTCGTCTATTGGTCACTTCACAGTGAACATCGACGATCTGTTGAGTGGAGAAGTTAAAAAACCACTGGAAATGGAAGTCGTATTCTGGCCGAGGGATATTCAGGAGTTTCTGGGGTGCGAAGATCCGAGGGTGTTTTTCAAAAATTCCCGTTTCGAGCTTCTCTACACAGCAAAAGGATACAAAGACTGGTCACAGGAAGGAAAACCCCACACCGATTTTCTTGCGTACGCTGTTCTCGACGAGGATCTGAACCTGATTGAGAAGAGATACATATCGATAAAGAGTACGCTGGGTGAGTATGTGCCGGTTTCCATGAAAGACAGTTCTTTTGTGGAGTCGAACGTTATCCTGACGAGATTGACGGTTGGTGATGCCAAGGTCTGCTGGAGAGGAAGGCTCGAAGGAAGTTACATAGATCTGTATTCGCTCGATCCCGTCTTTTTCCCGGAAGAGTGGGAAACTAAAGTTGGATGGTCAACGAACGCGGTTAAAGTGAAGGAAGGGTATCTGGTGGGATGGCACGCTGTTCTCAAAGATCTCACCTACAAAAACGGCCTGGCACTCGTGGATGGCAGGGGAAGACTCCTCGGCACCACGAATTACGTTCTCTCACCAAAAGGTGTGATTGAGGAGTACGGAGACAGAATAAGGGTGATATTCGGGTGTGGGCTTGTAGTCTATGAAAGAAGAGTGATATGGATAGGTGGTGTTTCCGACTGGGCGATAGGTGTTTTTGAGGCGAGTGAAAGGGATATCATGAATTTAATGAAAGAGGCAACATGA
- a CDS encoding DUF2905 domain-containing protein: MFQGIGKFLILMGLILVTFGILLILFEKIPFLGKLPGDIVIRRKNFVFYFPLMTSLIISLVVSLILYLISRMR; this comes from the coding sequence GTGTTCCAGGGGATCGGAAAATTTCTGATCCTCATGGGATTGATTCTTGTGACCTTTGGAATCCTTCTGATTTTGTTTGAAAAGATCCCGTTCCTGGGAAAGCTTCCCGGTGACATAGTGATAAGAAGGAAGAATTTCGTCTTTTATTTCCCGCTGATGACCAGTCTGATCATCAGTCTTGTGGTTTCCCTCATTCTGTATCTGATCTCACGTATGAGGTGA
- a CDS encoding DNA polymerase III subunit delta', whose amino-acid sequence MNDLIRKYAEDQLETLKRIIEKSEGISVLINGEDLSYPREISLELPEYVEKFPPKASDVLEIDPEGENIGIDEIRMIKDFLNYSPELYTRKYVIVHDCERMTQQAANAFLKTLEEPPEYAVIVLNTRHWHYLLPTIKSRVFRVVVNVPKEFRDLVKEKIGDLWEELPLLERDFGTALEAYKLGAEKLSGLMESLKILETEKLLKKVLSKGLEGYLACRELLERFSKVDSKEFFVLFDQVTNTVTGKDAFLLIQRLTRIILHENTWESVEDQKSVSFLDSILRVKIANLNNKLTLMNILAINRERKRGVNAWS is encoded by the coding sequence ATGAATGATTTGATCAGAAAGTACGCCGAGGACCAACTGGAAACTTTGAAAAGGATCATAGAAAAGTCTGAAGGAATATCCGTTCTCATAAACGGAGAGGATCTTTCGTATCCGAGGGAAATATCCCTTGAACTTCCTGAGTACGTGGAGAAGTTTCCCCCGAAGGCCTCGGATGTTCTGGAGATAGATCCAGAGGGGGAGAACATAGGTATAGACGAAATCAGAATGATAAAGGATTTTCTGAACTACAGTCCCGAGCTCTACACGAGGAAGTACGTGATAGTCCACGACTGTGAGAGGATGACCCAGCAGGCGGCGAACGCGTTTCTGAAAACCCTTGAAGAACCACCAGAATACGCTGTGATAGTTCTGAACACCCGTCACTGGCATTATCTACTGCCGACGATAAAGAGCAGGGTGTTCAGGGTGGTTGTGAACGTTCCAAAGGAGTTCAGAGATCTTGTGAAAGAGAAAATAGGCGATCTCTGGGAGGAACTTCCACTTCTTGAAAGAGACTTTGGAACTGCTCTCGAAGCCTACAAACTCGGCGCGGAAAAACTTTCTGGGTTGATGGAAAGTCTCAAAATTTTGGAGACGGAAAAGCTCTTAAAGAAAGTCCTTTCAAAAGGACTCGAAGGTTATCTCGCGTGCAGAGAGCTTCTGGAGAGATTTTCAAAGGTTGATTCAAAAGAATTTTTTGTGCTTTTTGACCAAGTAACAAACACGGTAACTGGAAAAGACGCGTTTCTTTTGATCCAGAGACTGACAAGAATCATCCTCCACGAAAACACTTGGGAAAGCGTCGAAGATCAAAAAAGCGTGTCTTTCCTCGATTCAATTCTCAGGGTGAAAATCGCGAATCTGAACAACAAACTCACTCTGATGAATATCCTAGCGATAAACAGGGAGAGAAAGAGAGGTGTCAACGCTTGGAGCTGA